The genomic interval GAGTTTGGAGTGAAGCGGGAACCAGTCGTGAGCCACGTCGTTTTCGTTGTTTCCGCTCCAGAGCGCCATGCAGGCGTGATGGCGCAAGCGCTTGACTACCACCTCTGCTTCCTCGCGCGCCTGTTCCAAGAAATCATCTGTCTGTGGGTAAAGGGCGCAGCCGAACATGAAGTCGTGCCACACCATGATACCCAGTTCGTCGCATCGATCGTAAAATGTATCCGTTTCGTAAACACCGCCACCCCAGATTCTGAGCATATTGCAGTTCAGGTCTGCGGTCATTGAAAGCAGCGTGTCGAGATGGCGGTTATCTCTTCCGTGCAGCGCGTCTAGAGGGACATGGTTGGTTCCTTTTATGAATACCTTTTGGCCATTGACTACGAATACGAATTCACCGGGTTCTTCTTCCGTTGTAATTTCGGTTTGGACTAATTCGAGGGTACGGATGCCAATTGTTTGCACATGCTCAGCGGCAACATTCCCCTGGGGGTTAAGCAGTTCGATCCTTAGCGAGTACAGAGTGGGGTCGCCCAGCCCTCTTGGCCACCAAAAGTCGATGTCCTCCAGGCTCAGCATGAGGTGACCGCTGCATGCAAATATGGATACCGTTTTGAGATCCTTGCGGTTTCTCTGGTCGTCATCGATTGAGAGGCGAAGTTTCCATCCGTTCAAGTTGATCTGCGGTACGACGAACTCCCAGAAAACCGCGACCTCGGCGCTGCGATTTTCGAGGTCGATCGACAGCGTTTGGGCGAACACCTGCCGCCAGTGAACGGCCGGCACGGTTTGCAGATAAACGGGTCGCCACAATCCGGCGGAAACAATGCGTGGCAGTATATCCCAACCGTACATATGGGCGGCCTTTCGAATTGCAGCCCGCTCGGTGAATCCGTTGACAAATTCGCAGGGTTCCGCTTCACG from Verrucomicrobiota bacterium carries:
- a CDS encoding glycoside hydrolase family 2, whose protein sequence is MSRHSLDGEWELIGGPHLAMPEHPAELEKGTAIRIPANVPGNVEDDLVEAGLLTPLEMGEGAYQTLDYEGHRWFFRKSFKAPAIDPSEQLCLVFEGIDTIAEVFLNGESLGKTRNMLIPHSFEIGNCVRHGEENELIVRIDPVVVAGREREAEPCEFVNGFTERAAIRKAAHMYGWDILPRIVSAGLWRPVYLQTVPAVHWRQVFAQTLSIDLENRSAEVAVFWEFVVPQINLNGWKLRLSIDDDQRNRKDLKTVSIFACSGHLMLSLEDIDFWWPRGLGDPTLYSLRIELLNPQGNVAAEHVQTIGIRTLELVQTEITTEEEPGEFVFVVNGQKVFIKGTNHVPLDALHGRDNRHLDTLLSMTADLNCNMLRIWGGGVYETDTFYDRCDELGIMVWHDFMFGCALYPQTDDFLEQAREEAEVVVKRLRHHACMALWSGNNENDVAHDWFPLHSKLNPNDDRISREILPEVLRRLDPLRSYLPSSPYVSQKVFERGKKTSEIPEDHLWGPRDDFKGPFYQNSPAHFVSE